The following DNA comes from Corallococcus exiguus.
GCTGGGCAGCGCCCAGAAGCTCAAGCGTCAGGGCGCGGAGGCGGAGTTGCTGGTGTCGGGCGAGGCGCCGTCCGCGGTGGAGATTGTCGGGCGCGCGCTGGGGCTCGTGCACGAGGGCGTCAAGTGCGACGCGACGCTCGCGCCGGTGGCTCAGTCGCTCAGCACGGCGCTGTCGGAGCTGGAGGAGGCCGCGCGCCTGCTCAACCGCTACGTGGAGGGGCTGGAGTCCGACCCCGGGCGGCTGGGCGAGGTGGAGGAGCGGCTGGACGCGCTCAAGCGGCTGTGCCGCAAGCACGGCGCGACGCTGGACGGCGTCCTCAAGAAGCGCGGCGAGCTGGAGACGGAGCTGGGCACGCTGGAGAACCGGCGCGAAATCCTGGAGGAGCTGAACCAGGAGCGCAAACGCGTGGAGGAGCGGGCGCGCAAGGCGGCGCTGACGCTGTCCCGCGCGCGCAAGGCCTCCGCCGGGGCCTTCTCCCAGCAGGTGCGCGAGGGCCTGGGCGGACTGGCCATGGGCAAGGCCGCCTTCGAGGTGCGCGTCACCGCCGGGGAGTCGCTGCGTCCGGACGGCATGGATGAAGTGGAGTTCTTCTTCAGCGCCAACCCGGGTGAGCCGGCGCGGCCCCTGGCCAAGGTGGCCTCGGGTGGTGAGGCGAGCCGGCTGCTGCTCGCGCTCAAACGTGCACTGGCGGACAGTGACGCGTGCGGCTGCTACATCCTGGATGAGGCGGACGCGGGCGTCAGCGGCGCCATCGCGGACGTGGTGGGCCGGATGATTCGCGAGGTCAGCTCCCACCGTCAGGTGCTGTGCATCACGCACCTTCCCCAGGTGGCGGCCTACGCGGACGCGCACCTGCTCATCCGCAAGAGCGTGAAGGGCGAGCGCACCGTGTCCCAGGTGCTTTCGCTCTCGGCCGGCGCCGAGCGCACCCAGGAACTGGCCCGCATGATGTCGGGCGTGGAGGTGACTCGCGAGGCGCTGGGCGCGGCGGAAGCGCTGGTGCGTTCGGCCCACCGGGCCACGCCCCGCGCGCGCCGGGAGTCGGGTCCGGAAGGCAACAGCCCCCGGGGTCGGCTGCGCCGGACGGCCTGAAATGGGGGCCTACAAGGTAGGGGTGACCCAGGGGGAGGGGCATGACGCACCGGGAGTTTTCGTCCGCGTCCTTGCCCCCACTTATGGGCTCACATAGCATCCGGCGCGTGTCCAGCACCGCAGGGCAGACCGCGGCCCCCCGCCATAAAGTCATCTCCGCTGGCCTGACGGACGTCGGGCGCAAGCGCAATCACAACGAGGACAGCTTCCTCATTGACGATGAGCTCCAGCTCTACGTCGTGGCGGACGGCATGGGTGGGCACGCGGGTGGTGGTACCGCGTCGCGCATCGCCGTCGAGACCATCGACAAAGAGCTGAGGCGCGCGCGTGAAGGGCGGGAAAACCCCTTCGTCAGCGTTCCCAACCTCCAGGATTCGCCCATTCCGGAAGCGCTCCGGGGCGCGGTGGAGAAGGCCTGTCAGGCCATCTACCTCACCGCCCAGGATGACGCGCGCCTGTCCGGCATGGGCACGACAGTCATCTCCCTGGTGGTCCGCGACGAGCACGCCTTCTTCGCCCACGTGGGCGACAGTCGCGCGTACCTCATCCGCGGGGACCTCATTCAGCAGATCTCCGAGGACCACTCGCTGGTCAACGAGCAGATCAAAGCGGGGATGATCACACCGGAAGAGGCCAAGCACTCCCGGTACAAGAACATCATCACCCGCTCCGTTGGCTTCGAGGAGGAGGTCCAGGTGGATGTCATGGGGCTCGTCTCCGAGCCCGGTGACGTGTTCCTGCTCTGCTCGGACGGCCTCGCCAACATGCTGGAGGACCGGGAGATCCACGACGCCGTCGCGCGCCACGCGAACCTGGATGAAGTGCCCAAGCACCTCATCGACCTGGCCAACGACCGCGGCGGCGACGACAACATCAGCGTCATCGTCGTGCGCATGCAGGGCGGGTAGGGCCCGGACTCGGGGCGCGATTGGGGCGCGCCCTGGAGTCTGTTGACCTTGACACTCTTCAAATGCGGATGATAGCTGCCCCAACCTTTCCACTTACTGAGAATCGCCAGTGGGTGACGGTGCGGGAGGGGCGGCGGGTGGGGGAGGTGTTGCGAGCGCGGGGAGCGACTTAGCTTCTGGCGCCGGAAGTCCCACGTTGCGAAAGAGTTTCCCCAGGAGTGGTCCGTGGCCAAAAAGTCCTTCACGCTGATGGTCATCCCGGACCACGACGCTCCGGTGAAGCGCTACACCATCCAGCGCTCCTGGCTGGTGCAGGTGGGCATGGGCCTGATGCTGGTGGCGGGACTGGGCGCCGGTGCGAGCATCCACTACCTCCAGGTGGCGGCGGACGCGTCGGAGAACCGCATCCTGCGTGAGGAGAACCTCACGCTGCGTTCCCAGCTGAAGTCGGTGCGTGAGCGCATCGAGCACATCGGTTCGACGCTGGACCGCGTGGAGCGTTTCGACCAGAAGCTGCGCGCGGTGACGTTGCTGTCGGACCCGCAGCGCAACCTGGCCATGGGCCCCACGGAGCCTGAGGCCGGCACCACGGCGCCCACGACGGACACGCAGTTCACCCAGCTGACCACCACGGACACCCCGAAGGTGCTGCTGGGCCGGCTGGACCGGCTCTCCGCGGAGGCCACCCGCCAGGAGCTGAGCCTCCAGGACCTGCAGGCCTACTTCCAGGACCAGAAGTCGCTGCTCGCCTCCACGCCGTCGGTGTGGCCGGCGCGCGGCTGGGTGACCAGCGATTTCGGTCAGCGCCTGGACCCGTACACGGCGGACCGCGTGACGCACGCGGGCCTGGACATCGCGGCGCCGCACGGCAAGGAAGTCTCCGCGCCGTCGGACGGCACGGTGGTGTTCGCGGGCCTGGAGGGCGGGTACGGCAACGTGCTCGTCATC
Coding sequences within:
- the recN gene encoding DNA repair protein RecN, translating into MLLGLRISNVAVIEEVEVAFGAGLTVLTGETGAGKSILVDALGLLLGGRADADVIRAGCEDAAVEGVFARTPVLAARLEELGLPDLGEEVLVRRVLGRTGRGKVYVNGALVTLGVLGKLTRGAVDIAGQHEHVSLFDSGLHRVLLDKYGRLEEALAAYGREWANLREVDGRMDALGGDDAKVRERAEFLRFQLDEITRLDPETGEDVKLDAERRRLGSAQKLKRQGAEAELLVSGEAPSAVEIVGRALGLVHEGVKCDATLAPVAQSLSTALSELEEAARLLNRYVEGLESDPGRLGEVEERLDALKRLCRKHGATLDGVLKKRGELETELGTLENRREILEELNQERKRVEERARKAALTLSRARKASAGAFSQQVREGLGGLAMGKAAFEVRVTAGESLRPDGMDEVEFFFSANPGEPARPLAKVASGGEASRLLLALKRALADSDACGCYILDEADAGVSGAIADVVGRMIREVSSHRQVLCITHLPQVAAYADAHLLIRKSVKGERTVSQVLSLSAGAERTQELARMMSGVEVTREALGAAEALVRSAHRATPRARRESGPEGNSPRGRLRRTA
- a CDS encoding Stp1/IreP family PP2C-type Ser/Thr phosphatase, which produces MSSTAGQTAAPRHKVISAGLTDVGRKRNHNEDSFLIDDELQLYVVADGMGGHAGGGTASRIAVETIDKELRRAREGRENPFVSVPNLQDSPIPEALRGAVEKACQAIYLTAQDDARLSGMGTTVISLVVRDEHAFFAHVGDSRAYLIRGDLIQQISEDHSLVNEQIKAGMITPEEAKHSRYKNIITRSVGFEEEVQVDVMGLVSEPGDVFLLCSDGLANMLEDREIHDAVARHANLDEVPKHLIDLANDRGGDDNISVIVVRMQGG
- a CDS encoding M23 family metallopeptidase; this translates as MAKKSFTLMVIPDHDAPVKRYTIQRSWLVQVGMGLMLVAGLGAGASIHYLQVAADASENRILREENLTLRSQLKSVRERIEHIGSTLDRVERFDQKLRAVTLLSDPQRNLAMGPTEPEAGTTAPTTDTQFTQLTTTDTPKVLLGRLDRLSAEATRQELSLQDLQAYFQDQKSLLASTPSVWPARGWVTSDFGQRLDPYTADRVTHAGLDIAAPHGKEVSAPSDGTVVFAGLEGGYGNVLVIDHGYGIKTRYGHLSKILVKAGDRVKRGSAIANVGNTGRSTGPHLHYEVRVNGVPQNPRKFILEE